A genomic window from Streptomyces sp. NBC_00234 includes:
- a CDS encoding roadblock/LC7 domain-containing protein, with the protein MTAPSTFGLSTEARNLHWLLSNLVEEVPGVHSVTVVSSDGLMLLSSDPGHLNATTADRRTGPRGSSADLATIVSGIGSLTMGAAKLMDGGGVKQTMVAMDEGSVFVMSISDGSLLGVHATPDCDMSVVAYHMALFVGRAGHVLTPELRSELRKSMESAQ; encoded by the coding sequence TTGACTGCGCCCAGCACATTCGGGCTGAGCACCGAGGCCCGGAATCTTCACTGGTTGCTGAGCAATCTGGTGGAGGAGGTGCCAGGGGTCCACTCGGTCACCGTCGTCTCGTCCGACGGACTCATGCTGCTCTCCTCGGACCCCGGCCATCTGAACGCCACGACGGCCGACCGGCGTACCGGCCCGCGGGGCTCCAGCGCCGACCTCGCCACCATCGTCTCCGGCATCGGCTCCCTCACCATGGGAGCCGCCAAGCTGATGGACGGCGGCGGCGTCAAGCAGACGATGGTCGCCATGGACGAGGGCAGCGTCTTCGTCATGTCGATCAGCGACGGCTCGCTGCTCGGCGTGCACGCCACCCCCGACTGCGACATGAGTGTCGTCGCCTACCACATGGCGCTCTTCGTCGGCCGCGCCGGACACGTACTCACCCCCGAACTCCGCAGTGAACTGCGCAAATCGATGGAGAGCGCCCAGTGA